Proteins found in one Chaetodon auriga isolate fChaAug3 chromosome 12, fChaAug3.hap1, whole genome shotgun sequence genomic segment:
- the pex5lb gene encoding PEX5-related protein isoform X2: MYQVQGTGDRVVTMVLKELPGKKASSEGNPLLTVTTKLVREQQESRPLLSPSIDDFLSESRSDASSARPLTSNTAVLSTALDLVDLSEPGESSGSSSAGSSGSSSNKDQKRSPLRRMGSSRSSRSSRSSRSPRRRTRPEETELIQVEVEHLPATPRTPERISLDSVSLSSPLDKWDEVNLDVEDGGRRRYEKRCTSHHSSSELLWSAEFKTDPQTKTSFDIHSFDDLDFISSTQDCGVSRQRRRTRSLLARKESLEDEFVRAKAAVESDTEFWDKMQAEWEELARRNWLEESEDQGPIPPAASPAEKGYFFNTNNPYRDWPNAFAEGQEKAREGDLNTAVLLLEAAILQDPQDSEAWQVLGMTQAENENEQAAIVSLQRCLELHPNNLQALMALAVSFTNSSMQLEACDALRRWICHNPRYKHLVLDSRSPLQGSPATPRRGPRTPARCELQDVLLLFQDAALLNLDCVDPDLQTGLGVLFNLSSDFNKAVEAFTAALSVRPQDYLLWNRLGATLANGDRSEEAVEAYTRALELQPGFIRSRYNLGISCINLGAHREAVSNFLTALNQQRRSQRCSHQQMSANIWAALRIAISMMDRPELFQAANVMDLDLLMRAFDVGDV; the protein is encoded by the exons CTGGTTCgggagcagcaggagagtcGACCCCTGCTGAGTCCCTCCATTGAcgacttcctgtctgagagcCGGAGCGATGCCTCCTCCGCCCGACCCCTCACCTCCAACACAGCGG TTCTGTCCACAGCTCTGGACCTGGTGGACCTCAGTGAGCCGGGGGAGAGCAGCGGGAGCAGTAGCGCTGGtagtagtggcagcagcagtaataAGGACCAGAAGAGGAGCCCTCTGAGGAGGATGGGCAGCTCGAGAAGCTCGAGGAGCTCGAGGAGCTCGAGGAGTCCTCGGCGCCGGACGAGACCTGAGGAAACGGAGCTGATCCAGGTTGAGGTGGAACACCTGCCTGCCACTCCCAGAACACCTGAGAGGATCTCGCTGGACTCAG tCAGTCTGTCGTCTCCTCTGGACAAATGGGACGAGGTTAACCTGGACGTGGAGGACGGAGGACGCAGGAGATACGAGAAGAGATGCACCTCCCATCACTCCTCCAGTGAACTACTGTg GTCTGCAGAGTTTAAAACTGATCCTCAAACAAAGACCTCCTTTGACATCCACAGCTTCGACGATCTCGACTTCATCTCTTCAACACAG gacTGCGGGGTGTCCAGACAGCGCAGACGGACCCGTTCCTTGTTGGCTAGAAAGGAGTCTCTGGAGGACGAGTTTGTTAGAGCGAAGGCTGCTGTTGag TCGGACACAGAGTTCTGGGACAAGATGCAGGCTGAGTGGGAGGAACTCGCTCGGAGGAACTGGCTGGAGGAGTCTGAGGACCAGGGTCCAATCCCACCCGCCGCCTCGCCTGCTGAGAAG GGTTACTTCTTCAACACCAACAACCCGTACAGAGACTGGCCCAACGCCTTCGCTGAGGGTCAGGAGAAAGCTCGTGAGGGAGACCTGAACACTgccgtcctgctgctggaggccgcCATCTTACAGGACCCGCAGGACTCTGAG gCCTGGCAGGTTTTAGGAATGACTCAGGCTGAGAACGAGAACGAACAGGCCGCCATCGTGTCACTGCAGAG gtgccTGGAGCTCCACCCCAACAACCTGCAGGCTCTCATGGCGCTCGCTGTCAGCTTCACcaacagcagcatgcagctggAAGCCTGTGACGCTCTGCGCCGCTGGATCTGCCACAACCCCCGATACAAACACCTGGTTCTGGACAGCAGGAGCCCGCTACAGGGCTCCCCGGCCACACCTCGCAGGGGCCCGCGCACGCCAGCCAG gtgtgAGCTACAGGATGTGCTGCTTCTCTTCCAGGATGCGGCTCTGCTGAATCTGGACTGTGTGGATCCAGACCTGCAGACCGGTCTGGGAGTCCTCTTCAACCTCAGCTCAGACTTTAACAAGGCAGTGGAGGCTTTTACTGCAGCGCTGTCTGTTAGaccacag GACTACCTGCTGTGGAACCGTCTGGGTGCGACATTGGCAAACGGAGACCGCAGCGAGGAGGCGGTGGAGGCGTACACCAGAGCTCTGGAGCTGCAGCCCGGATTCATCCGGTCCAGATACAACCTGGGAATCAGCTGCATCAACCTGGGAGCTCACAG GGAGGCGGTCAGTAACTTCTTGACGGCTTTGAACCAGCAGAGGCGGAGTCAGCGCTGCAGCCACCAGCAGATGTCGGCTAACATCTGGGCCGCCCTGCGAATCGCCATCTCCATGATGGACCGACCTGAGCTCTTCCAGGCCGCCAACGTCATGGACCTGGACCTGCTGATGAGGGCCTTCGATGTGGGCGATGTCTGA
- the pex5lb gene encoding PEX5-related protein isoform X3, with protein sequence MYQVQLVREQQESRPLLSPSIDDFLSESRSDASSARPLTSNTAVLSTALDLVDLSEPGESSGSSSAGSSGSSSNKDQKRSPLRRMGSSRSSRSSRSSRSPRRRTRPEETELIQVEVEHLPATPRTPERISLDSVSLSSPLDKWDEVNLDVEDGGRRRYEKRCTSHHSSSELLWSAEFKTDPQTKTSFDIHSFDDLDFISSTQDCGVSRQRRRTRSLLARKESLEDEFVRAKAAVESDTEFWDKMQAEWEELARRNWLEESEDQGPIPPAASPAEKGYFFNTNNPYRDWPNAFAEGQEKAREGDLNTAVLLLEAAILQDPQDSEAWQVLGMTQAENENEQAAIVSLQRCLELHPNNLQALMALAVSFTNSSMQLEACDALRRWICHNPRYKHLVLDSRSPLQGSPATPRRGPRTPARCELQDVLLLFQDAALLNLDCVDPDLQTGLGVLFNLSSDFNKAVEAFTAALSVRPQDYLLWNRLGATLANGDRSEEAVEAYTRALELQPGFIRSRYNLGISCINLGAHREAVSNFLTALNQQRRSQRCSHQQMSANIWAALRIAISMMDRPELFQAANVMDLDLLMRAFDVGDV encoded by the exons CTGGTTCgggagcagcaggagagtcGACCCCTGCTGAGTCCCTCCATTGAcgacttcctgtctgagagcCGGAGCGATGCCTCCTCCGCCCGACCCCTCACCTCCAACACAGCGG TTCTGTCCACAGCTCTGGACCTGGTGGACCTCAGTGAGCCGGGGGAGAGCAGCGGGAGCAGTAGCGCTGGtagtagtggcagcagcagtaataAGGACCAGAAGAGGAGCCCTCTGAGGAGGATGGGCAGCTCGAGAAGCTCGAGGAGCTCGAGGAGCTCGAGGAGTCCTCGGCGCCGGACGAGACCTGAGGAAACGGAGCTGATCCAGGTTGAGGTGGAACACCTGCCTGCCACTCCCAGAACACCTGAGAGGATCTCGCTGGACTCAG tCAGTCTGTCGTCTCCTCTGGACAAATGGGACGAGGTTAACCTGGACGTGGAGGACGGAGGACGCAGGAGATACGAGAAGAGATGCACCTCCCATCACTCCTCCAGTGAACTACTGTg GTCTGCAGAGTTTAAAACTGATCCTCAAACAAAGACCTCCTTTGACATCCACAGCTTCGACGATCTCGACTTCATCTCTTCAACACAG gacTGCGGGGTGTCCAGACAGCGCAGACGGACCCGTTCCTTGTTGGCTAGAAAGGAGTCTCTGGAGGACGAGTTTGTTAGAGCGAAGGCTGCTGTTGag TCGGACACAGAGTTCTGGGACAAGATGCAGGCTGAGTGGGAGGAACTCGCTCGGAGGAACTGGCTGGAGGAGTCTGAGGACCAGGGTCCAATCCCACCCGCCGCCTCGCCTGCTGAGAAG GGTTACTTCTTCAACACCAACAACCCGTACAGAGACTGGCCCAACGCCTTCGCTGAGGGTCAGGAGAAAGCTCGTGAGGGAGACCTGAACACTgccgtcctgctgctggaggccgcCATCTTACAGGACCCGCAGGACTCTGAG gCCTGGCAGGTTTTAGGAATGACTCAGGCTGAGAACGAGAACGAACAGGCCGCCATCGTGTCACTGCAGAG gtgccTGGAGCTCCACCCCAACAACCTGCAGGCTCTCATGGCGCTCGCTGTCAGCTTCACcaacagcagcatgcagctggAAGCCTGTGACGCTCTGCGCCGCTGGATCTGCCACAACCCCCGATACAAACACCTGGTTCTGGACAGCAGGAGCCCGCTACAGGGCTCCCCGGCCACACCTCGCAGGGGCCCGCGCACGCCAGCCAG gtgtgAGCTACAGGATGTGCTGCTTCTCTTCCAGGATGCGGCTCTGCTGAATCTGGACTGTGTGGATCCAGACCTGCAGACCGGTCTGGGAGTCCTCTTCAACCTCAGCTCAGACTTTAACAAGGCAGTGGAGGCTTTTACTGCAGCGCTGTCTGTTAGaccacag GACTACCTGCTGTGGAACCGTCTGGGTGCGACATTGGCAAACGGAGACCGCAGCGAGGAGGCGGTGGAGGCGTACACCAGAGCTCTGGAGCTGCAGCCCGGATTCATCCGGTCCAGATACAACCTGGGAATCAGCTGCATCAACCTGGGAGCTCACAG GGAGGCGGTCAGTAACTTCTTGACGGCTTTGAACCAGCAGAGGCGGAGTCAGCGCTGCAGCCACCAGCAGATGTCGGCTAACATCTGGGCCGCCCTGCGAATCGCCATCTCCATGATGGACCGACCTGAGCTCTTCCAGGCCGCCAACGTCATGGACCTGGACCTGCTGATGAGGGCCTTCGATGTGGGCGATGTCTGA